DNA sequence from the bacterium genome:
CCGTATCTCCCGGCTGATGCATCGCAGTGAATTCCGCGACCGATTGGTGGGTTGTCCATCCGCCGCAGCGGTGCTGGAAGCCATTGCATTGGAAGAAAATGATCTCTAACCGTCCCCAGGGCCGGCAAACGTTCACCCCGCAAGAAGAGAAGGTTATGACCAAGTATCAATCGATCACCGGAACGCGCGATGTGCTGCCGGAAGAACAGCCCTATTGGCGTTTCATTGAAAAAAAAATCTTTGAGATCACCTCACTGTTCGGCTATCAGCGGGTGGATCCGCCCATTTTTGAAGAGACCCGTTTATTCATCCGTTCTGTGGGCGAAACCACAGATATCGTCGAAAACGAGATGTACACCTTCCTCGATAAAGGCGACACTTCACTGACGCTGCGCCCCGAATTCACCGCCGGGTTCATCCGGCTCTATCTGCAGAACGGCATGCACATGCTACCCAAGCCGGTCAAGCTTTTTTCGATAGGTCCGATTTTCCGCTTCGAACGGCCGCAGGCCGGTCGTTTCCGCCAGCACACCCAGTTCAATGTGGAGGCCTTTGGCGAGCAGGACAGCGCCATGGACGTCGAAGTCATGTCCATCGCCTGGCAATTATATGCAGAGCTCGGTTTTCGCGGTCTGCGCTTTCAGCTCAACAGCACCGGTTGTCCGCAATGCCGACCGACCTATATCGAAACTTTGAAAGCCTATTATCACACCCGTCTGCAAGAGATCTGTGGCGACTGCAAGCGGCGGTTGGACCGCAATGCGCTGAGGCTGCTCGACTGCAAATCGCCCGGATGTCAACCGGTGATCGCCGCGGCGCCGGTGATCAGCCGGCATCTGTGTCCCTCATGTCACGATCATTTCCATCACCTGACCGGCTATCTGGACCAGCTCGGCCGCCCCTATGAGATCAACCACAAACTGGTGCGCGGACTGGATTATTACACCAAGACCGTGTTCGAGGTCTGGGCCCAGGGCATCGGCTCGCAGAACGCCATGTGCGGCGGCGGCCGCTACGACGGCCTCATCGAACAGCTGGGCGGCGAGCCCACGCCGGGCATCGGCTTCGGCTCCGGCATCGAACGCATTATCCTGAGCATGAAGGAACAGGGCCTGCAGCCCGAACCTCTGCCGGAACCGCGCGTGCTGGTGATTCATTTCGGCGCCAAGGCCAAAGCCCGCGCGGTGGATCTGGTCTTTGCCCTGCGAAACGAAAAAATTCCAGCCCTCATGAGCTTTGGCGAAAAAAGCTTTAAGGCGCAGATGCGCGACGCCAATCGCATGAATGCAGCCTGCGTGCTCATCCTCGGCGACAGCGAGGTGGAACAGGGCGTCATCTCGATCAAGGATCTGCGCCAGGGGGGACAGATTCAGGTGACGGAAGCGGAAATGGTGGACCGAGTAAAAAGCCTGCTCTCCTGATCCAATACATTTTTCCGTAGCGAATAGGCCATGACGCTTTCCAAACAAAAACTGCAAAGCCTTCGCTCCCTGCGCCAAAAAAAATATCGCGACCAGAGCGGACACTATCTCATCGAAGGGCTGCGCCTGTGCGAGGAGGCGGTCTACGGGCCGGCCACGGTGCTGGAGATCATCGTCGCAGACGGGCCGGAGACGCCGCGTCTGCAGAAGCTTTTACAGCGGGCCGGCCGCCGCGCCATTCCGATCCTGCGCACCACACAGGCGAACATGGACAGGCTGTGCGACACCGATACGCCGCAGGCCGTGGCCGCGCGGGTCGCTCAAGCCAGACCATGTCAAGGGGATGATCTACCGGCGAACGAACGGCTGATTCTGGCCGTCGACCAACTGCAGGATCCGGGAAACCTCGGTACGCTTTTGCGCACCGCGGATTGGTTCGGTGTCAACACTGTCCTGATCAGCCGCAATTCGGTGGATCTTTACAATCCCAAAGTGGTCCGCGCCAGCATGGGCGCCATCTTTCATCTCACCTGCTGCACCGAGGTGGAGATGCGGCCCACGCTCGCCCAGCTGCGGGAACGCGGTTATCGCCTTTTGGCCGCTATGACCGATGCCGCTGCGCCTCTGGTCTACGAAGCCGAAAAGACCGTTCTGCTCGTCGGCAACGAAGCCAACGGAATCTCCGCCGACCTGGTCGAACTGGCTGATCACTGTTTTACCATCCCCCGTCTTGGCGGCGGGGAATCCCTGAACGCGGCCATTGCGGCCGGCATCGCCCTCTACGAACTGACAAAGCGATAACGCCATGGAAACGAACTCGCAAACGCCTCCCCCGCTTCTAACGCCCCGTGATCTGGGACGACTGTTTCTATTTACTGTGCTGGCGATCCTGGTGGCGCAGATGTTCTCCCTGCTGTTGCCCATGCCCTATGCACTGGCGTTGCAGGAATTGTGCATCGTCCTACCCGCTATCCTTTACGTGGTGAAAAGAAAACTGCCGCTGGTCCGCACCTTTCGCCTCGGCCTGCCGACACCGGCGATCTTTTTCTACAGTCTGTTGGCGAGCATCGGGGTGGTGGTGCTGGCCGATGAACTGGATCGTCTGATCAACCATTTTTTTCCCATGCCGGAAGAGCTGGCCAAAGGATTGGAGCAGCTGATGCGCGCCGATTCGGTTCAGGAGATGCTGCTGATCATCGGAGGCGCGGTGATAGTGGCCGCGGTCGCCGAAGAGATGCTCTTTCGCGGCATGATCCTGACCGCGCTGGAACAGTTCAAAGATGCGGCCTCGGCTATTGTGCTCAGCGCCATATTCTTCGCCCTGATCCATTTCAATCCCTGGGGAGCAGTTCAAATCGCCCTATTAGGCTTTGCCCTGGGTTATCTGTCCTGGAGATCACAGAGCATCTGGCCCGGCGTGATCCTACATGCGCTCAATAATCTGCTGGCCTATTTATGGCTCAACCTGCCGAAAGAATCCTGGAACTGGTATGGCGGAGAAATCCATGTGCGCTCTTATTGGCTGATCGCCGCCGTGCTGTTGGTGTGGTTCGGCGTAGACCGGTTCAATAGAGCGTGTGACGCCCGATCGATCAACGAAGGATCTGTCCTGAACAGCTGAACACCGCTCCGGCTGATCAGCTTCAGTACAGCTCCTTCTTTCATTATTTATGAGGGAAAGAAAATGCCTCACCAGCAACCAAACGTGCGCATCGGCATGATTCAAGCTGTGGAAGAGATACGGTTTCGCTGCAACGGATCCTTTCGCCTGATGACCCTGGAGGGTCAGGAGCAGGGAACAGGTCGGGCGGATGTCGAATACCGGGTGGAAAAAATCGAATCCACTCCAGCGCAAATCCGCTGGGCGGTGCGGCTGGCGATCCGGGAGACCGAGGAGGAGGCGCGCCAGTTCCAGGCGGAAGAAAAGCTGGAGACCAGGCTATGGCGGCAGGGGCTGACTCTTCCTCTGAACCATCAACTCCTCGATAACCGCGAATACTGGGTAGTGACCGGACCGTTTGCCACGCTTGATCAAGCCCAGGCCTTTTGCCGATTCTATGAACCGGCCGGCGAAGCGGTGGTGGTTAAAGAGATCGTCAGCCCTGCGGTCGGCGTGCTGCAATGCGGCGATCAAAGGTTTGTCACCGGCCTGCGCATCGAGCCGCAGGATCCCACGGCGATCATCTCTCTGGCTGATGTCACAGTGGGCATCGAGTTTCATTGGCAGCACAAAAGAACCCAGCAGCTGCGCGGCTGCCTGGAGATACGGTTCGACACCAACGGCGCGCTGCTGGCGATCAATGAGTTGGATATTGAATCATACCTTATCAGCGTCAACTCGTCCGAGATGACCGCGGAGAATCCTGTAGAGCTGCTCAAAGCACAGACCGTGGCTGCGCGCAGCACCATCCTGGCGACCATGGGCAAGCATCATTACGACGAGCCCTTTCATCTCTGTTCCGATGACCACTGCCAGTGTTATCACGGCATCGCCAACGTCTCCGCCGCTTCGCAGCAGGCGGCAGCCGCCACGAAGGGCGAGACCCTGTTGTTTAATAACCGGGTCTGCGATGCGCGGTACGCAAAAATTTGCGGCGGCGTCATGGAGGATTATGAGCACGTCTGGGACCAGCGCCGTATACCCTACCTGGTCAGCGGCGTGGACGGCGAGACGCCTCTCACTGTGGATCTGCGCAAAGAGAGCGATGCTCAAGCCTATATCAACAGTACGCCGGACGTCTACTGCAACACCCTGAAATACGAGATCTCGTCCAGCCTGCCCTACAACACCCGGGAGTTGTTCCGCTGGCGCGTGACATTCACCCGCGAAGAGCTGGAGACTTTGATCAAACGCAAGCTGGGTGAGGATTTCGGCAAGCTGGTCGATCTGGAGCCCGGGGAGCGCGGCTGCTCCGGCAGGTTGAAATGGCTGGACGTGATCGGCAGCCATAAAACCATCCGGGTGGGCAAGGAACTGGCGATCCGCCGCATCCTCTCAGAAAGCCACCTCTATTCCGCCTGTTTTTACATCGAAAGGGACCGCGCTGAAAGCGGGACGATTCTGCGCTTTCATCTGATCGGCGCCGGCTGGGGCCATGGCGTC
Encoded proteins:
- a CDS encoding PTS sugar transporter subunit IIA, producing RISRLMHRSEFRDRLVGCPSAAAVLEAIALEENDL
- a CDS encoding histidine--tRNA ligase; the encoded protein is MTKYQSITGTRDVLPEEQPYWRFIEKKIFEITSLFGYQRVDPPIFEETRLFIRSVGETTDIVENEMYTFLDKGDTSLTLRPEFTAGFIRLYLQNGMHMLPKPVKLFSIGPIFRFERPQAGRFRQHTQFNVEAFGEQDSAMDVEVMSIAWQLYAELGFRGLRFQLNSTGCPQCRPTYIETLKAYYHTRLQEICGDCKRRLDRNALRLLDCKSPGCQPVIAAAPVISRHLCPSCHDHFHHLTGYLDQLGRPYEINHKLVRGLDYYTKTVFEVWAQGIGSQNAMCGGGRYDGLIEQLGGEPTPGIGFGSGIERIILSMKEQGLQPEPLPEPRVLVIHFGAKAKARAVDLVFALRNEKIPALMSFGEKSFKAQMRDANRMNAACVLILGDSEVEQGVISIKDLRQGGQIQVTEAEMVDRVKSLLS
- a CDS encoding RNA methyltransferase, translated to MTLSKQKLQSLRSLRQKKYRDQSGHYLIEGLRLCEEAVYGPATVLEIIVADGPETPRLQKLLQRAGRRAIPILRTTQANMDRLCDTDTPQAVAARVAQARPCQGDDLPANERLILAVDQLQDPGNLGTLLRTADWFGVNTVLISRNSVDLYNPKVVRASMGAIFHLTCCTEVEMRPTLAQLRERGYRLLAAMTDAAAPLVYEAEKTVLLVGNEANGISADLVELADHCFTIPRLGGGESLNAAIAAGIALYELTKR
- a CDS encoding CPBP family intramembrane metalloprotease; translated protein: METNSQTPPPLLTPRDLGRLFLFTVLAILVAQMFSLLLPMPYALALQELCIVLPAILYVVKRKLPLVRTFRLGLPTPAIFFYSLLASIGVVVLADELDRLINHFFPMPEELAKGLEQLMRADSVQEMLLIIGGAVIVAAVAEEMLFRGMILTALEQFKDAASAIVLSAIFFALIHFNPWGAVQIALLGFALGYLSWRSQSIWPGVILHALNNLLAYLWLNLPKESWNWYGGEIHVRSYWLIAAVLLVWFGVDRFNRACDARSINEGSVLNS
- a CDS encoding SpoIID/LytB domain-containing protein, translated to MPHQQPNVRIGMIQAVEEIRFRCNGSFRLMTLEGQEQGTGRADVEYRVEKIESTPAQIRWAVRLAIRETEEEARQFQAEEKLETRLWRQGLTLPLNHQLLDNREYWVVTGPFATLDQAQAFCRFYEPAGEAVVVKEIVSPAVGVLQCGDQRFVTGLRIEPQDPTAIISLADVTVGIEFHWQHKRTQQLRGCLEIRFDTNGALLAINELDIESYLISVNSSEMTAENPVELLKAQTVAARSTILATMGKHHYDEPFHLCSDDHCQCYHGIANVSAASQQAAAATKGETLLFNNRVCDARYAKICGGVMEDYEHVWDQRRIPYLVSGVDGETPLTVDLRKESDAQAYINSTPDVYCNTLKYEISSSLPYNTRELFRWRVTFTREELETLIKRKLGEDFGKLVDLEPGERGCSGRLKWLDVIGSHKTIRVGKELAIRRILSESHLYSACFYIERDRAESGTILRFHLIGAGWGHGVGLCQVGATVMAQQGFTYRQILQHYYRSSTLRKLY